The Pollutimonas sp. M17 sequence GCTTCGCAGATCTTGCGGGCGCGGGTACGACCAATACCAAAAATAGCGGTAAGTCCGATTTCGGCGTGTTGATGCGGCGGAATGTTGATGCCAGCAATACGGGCCATGACTGTTCCTTGTTAAATCCGTTGCGCTTCGGCGATTAGCCTTGACGCTGCTTATGACGTGGGTCGGTGCAGATGACGCGCACCACGCCGTGACGTTTAATGATCTTGCAGTTGCGGCAGATCCGCTTTACCGATGCCATTACCTTCATGGGTTGACTCCTAGTTTCCTGTAACCGGCCGCTTATTTAGAGCGGAAGACAATTCTGGCGCGAGACAGATCATAGGGCGTGAGCTCCACTGTGACCTTGTCACCCGGCAGAATCCGGATGTAATGCATACGCATCTTGCCCGAGATGTGGCCCAGAACTACGTGGCCATTTTCCAGCTTGACGCGAAAAGTTGCGTTGGGAAGGTTCTCGAGAACCTCTCCTTGCATTTGTATGACGTCGTCTTTTGCCATTCTCTGTTTACCGCATTGGCAGTCCCGCACCCTTGAAGTTGGCCTTCTTGAGCAGCGAGTCGTATTGGTGAGACATCATGTAGGCTTGTGCCTGCGCCATGAAGTCCATGGTCACCACCACGATAATTAATAGAGAGGTTCCGCCGAAGTAAAACGGTACATTCCAGCGCGCCTGCATCAGCTCGGGCAGCAAGCACACCAAGGTGATGTAGATGGCGCCGGCCAGCGTCAAGCGCATGAGTATCTTGTCGACGTAGCGAGAGGTTTGCTCGCCGGGACGGATACCCGGAACAAATGCACCGCTTTTCTTCAGGTTGTCTGCCGTTTCGCGGCTATTGAACACCAAGGCCGTATAGAAAAAGCAAAAGAAGATAATTGCAGCGGAATACAACGTGATATACAGCGGCTGGCCCGGCGACAACACCGCGGCCAGGTCTCCCAGCCAGCGCATGTTGGGATTGCTGGAGAACCAGCTGGTCACCGTTGCGGGCAGCAAGATGATGGACGAAGCGAAGATGGGGGGAATGACGCCCGACATGTTCAGCTTCAGCGGCAAATGCGAGCTTTGGCCGCCATAGATCTTGTTGCCCACCTGGCGCTTGGCATAGTTGACCGTTATCCGGCGCTGGCCGCGTTCGACGAACACGACGAAGTAGGTAACAGCCACCACCAGCACCAGGATGAACAGGGCCGACAGCACCGACATGGAATCGGTACGGACCAGGTCGAGCAGTCCGGCCAGAGCACTGGGCAGGCCCGCCACGATACCGGCAAAGATCAGTATGGAAATACCGTTGCCCATGCCGCGCTCGGTGATCTGTTCGCCCAGCCACATGATGAACATGGTGCCGGTAACCAGCGTGACCACCGTGGTAAAGCGGAACAGCATGCCCGGATCGATGACCAATCCCGGCTGCGACTCGAGGGCGACCGAAATGCCGACCGCCTGGATCAGCGCCAGGAACACCGTGCCGTAGCGCGTGTACTGGGTGATCTTGCGCCGGCCCGATTCGCCTTCTTTCTTGATTGCCTCAAGGGTGGGCACCACGACCGCCATCAACTGCATGATGATGGACGCGGAAATATACGGCATGATACCCAGCGCGAAGACGGAGAACCGCTCCAGGGCGCCACCCGAAAACATGTTGAACAGGCCCAGGATGCCGCCCTGGTTCTGGTTGAACATTTCGGACAGCGCATCGGGGTTGATTCCCGGCACGGGTATGTGCGTTCCCAATCGATAGACCACCAGGGCGAGCACCAGGAACACGATGCGGCGCTTGAGATCGCCGTATCGGGAACCCGATTTACTCTGTGCCTGAGCTTTAGCCACCGTTACCCCTTAAGCCAGCGAGCCGCCGGCAGCTTCGATTGCGGCGCGGGCGCCAGCCGTTGCGGCGATCCCTTTCAGGACGACCTTGCGCGACAATTCGCCGGACTTGATGACCTTGGCGTAGCGCACGGCCTGGCCCACGATGCCCGCTTGCTTCAGGACTTGCACGTCGATTTCGTCGACGGGCAGGCGCTGGAGGTCGGACAGGCGGACTTCGGCGGACAGGTGCTGGCCCAGGGGCGTGAAGCCGCGCTTGGGCAAGCGGCGTTGCAAAGGCATTTGACCGCCTTCGAAACCGACCTTGTGGAAGCCGCCGGTGCGGGACTTCTGGCCTTTGTGGCCACGGCCGGCGGTTTTACCCAGGCCGGAGCCGATGCCGCGACCGACGCGGCGCTTGGCGTGCTTGGCGCCTTCGGCCGGCTTTAGCGTATTAAGTTGAGTTTCTGACATCCCGATTCCTTTCAGGCTTCCGAGACGGTAACGAG is a genomic window containing:
- the rpmJ gene encoding 50S ribosomal protein L36 gives rise to the protein MKVMASVKRICRNCKIIKRHGVVRVICTDPRHKQRQG
- the infA gene encoding translation initiation factor IF-1, with the protein product MAKDDVIQMQGEVLENLPNATFRVKLENGHVVLGHISGKMRMHYIRILPGDKVTVELTPYDLSRARIVFRSK
- the secY gene encoding preprotein translocase subunit SecY, whose amino-acid sequence is MAKAQAQSKSGSRYGDLKRRIVFLVLALVVYRLGTHIPVPGINPDALSEMFNQNQGGILGLFNMFSGGALERFSVFALGIMPYISASIIMQLMAVVVPTLEAIKKEGESGRRKITQYTRYGTVFLALIQAVGISVALESQPGLVIDPGMLFRFTTVVTLVTGTMFIMWLGEQITERGMGNGISILIFAGIVAGLPSALAGLLDLVRTDSMSVLSALFILVLVVAVTYFVVFVERGQRRITVNYAKRQVGNKIYGGQSSHLPLKLNMSGVIPPIFASSIILLPATVTSWFSSNPNMRWLGDLAAVLSPGQPLYITLYSAAIIFFCFFYTALVFNSRETADNLKKSGAFVPGIRPGEQTSRYVDKILMRLTLAGAIYITLVCLLPELMQARWNVPFYFGGTSLLIIVVVTMDFMAQAQAYMMSHQYDSLLKKANFKGAGLPMR
- the rplO gene encoding 50S ribosomal protein L15 → MSETQLNTLKPAEGAKHAKRRVGRGIGSGLGKTAGRGHKGQKSRTGGFHKVGFEGGQMPLQRRLPKRGFTPLGQHLSAEVRLSDLQRLPVDEIDVQVLKQAGIVGQAVRYAKVIKSGELSRKVVLKGIAATAGARAAIEAAGGSLA